Proteins from a single region of Gossypium arboreum isolate Shixiya-1 chromosome 1, ASM2569848v2, whole genome shotgun sequence:
- the LOC108482900 gene encoding succinate-semialdehyde dehydrogenase, mitochondrial, whose product MRVLQVLAVSKILTSHLSRTHRLSASRQMSTAASSLKKSPIFRTLGLIGGKWIDAYDAKTIQVNNPSTGEIIAEVPFMGTLETNDAISSASDAFNSWSKLTAAERSKYLRKWYDLIMAHKEELGQLITLEQGKPLKEALGEVNYGASFIEFFAEEAKRIYGDIIPATLGDRRLFVLKQPVGVVGAITPWNFPLAMITRKVGPALACGCTVVVKPSELTPLTALATAELALQAGIPPGVINVVMGNATKIGDALLASTQVRKITFTGSTAVGKKLMAGAAETVKRVSLELGGNAPCIVFDDADLDVAVKGTLAAKFRNSGQTCVCANRVIVQEGIYEKFAEAFSKAVQKLQVGDGFTEGVVQGPLINEAAVQKVETFIQDAMSKGAKVLLGGKRHSLGMTFYEPTIVTDVKSEMLLASEEVFGPVAPILRFKTEEEAIHMANNTKAGLAAYIFTNNVQRTWRVSEALEYGLVGVNEGIISTEVAPFGGVKQSGLGREGSKYGIDEYLEVKYVCLGDMNRS is encoded by the exons ATGAGGGTGCTACAAGTTTTGGCAGTTTCCAAGATTCTCACCTCACACTTGTCTCGCACGCACCGCCTCTCTGCCTCTCGTCAG ATGAGTACTGCTGCTTCTTCGCTTAAAAAATCCCCCATATTTCGAACCCTGGGTCTAATAGGAGGGAAATGGATTGACGCTTATGATGCCAAAACTATTCAG GTTAACAATCCATCCACTGGGGAAATTATAGCAGAGGTTCCCTTTATGGGCACTCTGGAGACCAATGATGCCATTTCTTCTGCGTCTGATGCTTTTAATT CTTGGAGTAAACTCACTGCTGCTGAGAGGAGCAAATACCTTAGAAAATG GTATGATCTCATAATGGCCCACAAGGAAGAGCTTGGGCAACTAATAACATTAGAGCAAGGAAAGCCTTTAAAAGAAGCCCTGGGTGAG GTTAACTATGGGGCCAGTTTTATTGAGTTCTTTGCAGAGGAAGCCAAGCGCATCTACGGAGATATAATTCCAGCTACTCTAGGTGATCGTCGTCTGTTTGTTCTAAAGCAG CCTGTTGGTGTTGTTGGCGCAATTACACCTTGGAACTTTCCCTTGGCAATGATCACCAGAAAG GTCGGCCCTGCCCTTGCATGTGGCTGTACAGTGGTTGTAAAACCTTCCGAACTTACTCCGCTTACAGCTTTAGCAACAGCTGAACTTGCCCTTCAAGCAGGAATTCCACCG GGTGTTATAAATGTGGTTATGGGGAATGCTACTAAAATTGGTGATGCTTTACTTGCAAGTACACAG GTAAGAAAAATCACATTTACAGGCTCAACTGCAGTCGGGAAGAAGTTAATGGCTGGTGCCGCGGAGACTGTCAAAAGG GTATCACTTGAACTCGGTGGTAATGCCCCCTGCATTGTATTTGATGATGCAGACCTGGATGTGGCAGTTAAAGGAACA CTTGCAGCAAAATTTCGTAACAGTGGACAGACTTGTGTCTGTGCGAACAGAGTAATTGTGCAAGAAG GTATTTATGAGAAGTTTGCAGAGGCTTTTTCAAAAGCTGTCCAGAAGCTGCAAGTTGGAGATGGCTTCACTGAAGGGGTGGTCCAG GGTCCACTAATTAATGAAGCTGCAGTGCAAAAG GTTGAGACATTCATTCAAGATGCGATGTCAAAG GGAGCAAAAGTCCTTCTTGGTGGTAAAAGACATAGCCTTGGAATGACTTTCTATGAGCCCACAATTGTTACTGATGTCAAGAGTGAGATGCTATTGGCTAG CGAGGAAGTATTTGGACCAGTGGCACCTATTTTGCGATTCAAAACTGAGGAAGAAGCTATCCACATGGCAAACAACACCAAAGCAG GGTTAGCTGCTTACATATTTACAAACAATGTTCAACGAACATGGCGTGTCTCAGAAGCTCTCGAATACGGACTTGTTGGTGTTAATGAAGGAATCATTTCAACTGAG GTGGCACCATTTGGTGGTGTAAAACAGTCTGGTCTTGGACGAGAAGGTTCCAAGTACGGGATAGATGAATATCTTGAA GTGAAATATGTATGCTTGGGAGATATGAACAGAAGTTGA